One segment of Primulina tabacum isolate GXHZ01 chromosome 6, ASM2559414v2, whole genome shotgun sequence DNA contains the following:
- the LOC142548784 gene encoding ultraviolet-B receptor UVR8-like isoform X1 produces MNLRGEGVGESVRTGNEKLVLMWGYLPGALPQRSPLLSPVPVRLPPGAGNSWKDVCAGGCGFAMAISDPGKLITWGSTDDLGQSYVTSGKHGEMPEPFPLPTEALIAKAAAGWAHCVAVTEGAEVYTWGWKECVPSGKVFGDPATGLSTEKDVFKKHSLLMADQGISCKKSCILVTRIKMLKSGSITVSPRSQGSKSRGGTVSGGDMKGGDETTKRRRISPAKQVAESSTSGDETLSAFPCLVTLNQGVRIATVAAGGRHTLALSDVGQVWGWGYGGEGQLGLGSRIRMVSSPHPVPCIDLSFSKDRSMALSRGSMGSEGQGFRVPGSYVISIACGGRHSAVITDAGAILTFGWGLYGQCGQGSTDDELSPTCISSLLGIKIEGVAAGLWHTVCISADGDVYAFGGNQFGQLGTGTDQAETLPRLLDAPSLENVHVKTVSCGARHSAILSEDGKAFCWGWNKYGQLGLGDVIDRNVPCQVLTDGCISKNIACGWWHTLLLAESPD; encoded by the exons ATGAATCTACGTGGGGAAGGAGTTGGAGAAAGTGTGAGAACGGGGAATGAGAAATTGGTGCTGATGTGGGGGTATTTACCGGGAGCGTTGCCGCAAAGGTCGCCGCTTCTTTCTCCGGTTCCCGTACGGCTGCCTCCCGGCGCTGGGAATTCTTGGAAGGATGTTTGTGCTGGCGGCTGTGGTTTTGCCATGGCCATTTCAG ATCCCGGGAAGCTCATTACATGGGGATCTACAGATGATTTAGGCCAAAGCTACGTGACATCAGGAAAACATGGG GAAATGCCAGAGCCTTTTCCACTTCCGACAGAGGCCTTAATAGCGAAAGCTGCTGCTGGTTGGGCGCATTGTGTGGCTGTAACAG AGGGTGCAGAAGTTTACACTTGGGGGTGGAAAGAATGTGTTCCTTCTGGAAAGGTCTTTGGTGACCCTGCAACAGGATTAAGCACAGAGAAGGACGTCTTTAAGAAACACAGCTTATTGATGGCTGATCAAGGTATTTCCTGTAAAAAGTCTTGCATTCTAGTTACACGGATTAAAATGTTGAAGAGTGGCTCCATTACAGTGAGCCCTCGGTCTCAGGGGTCAAAATCCAGAGGTGGGACAGTGTCTGGTGGAGATATGAAAGGTGGGGATGAAACTACGAAGCGAAGAAGAATATCCCCGGCTAAACAGGTAGCTGAAAGCTCAACATCTGGTGATGAAACTCTCTCAGCCTTTCCATGCTTGGTGACACTTAACCAAGGTGTAAGGATAGCTACTGTTGCTGCTGGTGGTCGACATACTTTAGCATTGTCAG ATGTAGGACAGGTGTGGGGTTGGGGCTATGGGGGTGAAGGACAGCTGGGATTGGGTTCTCGGATCAGAATGGTGTCGTCTCCTCATCCCGTGCCATGCATTGATTTGTCCTTCTCCAAAGATCGCTCCATGGCGCTTTCTCGTGGAAGCATGGGTTCAGAGGGTCAAGGTTTTAGAGTTCCTGGAAGTTATGTAATATCCATTGCATGTGGAGGTCGACATAGTGCAGTAATTACAG ATGCTGGTGCAATATTAACTTTTGGTTGGGGATTGTACGGACAG TGTGGTCAAGGAAGTACAGATGACGAGCTAAGCCCAACTTGTATATCTTCCTTACTTGGCATTAAGATAGAAGGGGTAGCAGCGGGACTTTGGCATACTGTCTGCATATCTGCTGATGGTGATGTTTATGCTTTTGGGGGAAATCAATTTGGTCAGTTAGGAACTGGCACAGATCAAGCTGAG ACTTTGCCTCGACTACTGGATGCTCCATCTTTGGAAAATGTGCACGTGAAAACTGTATCTTGTGGAGCTCGTCATTCTGCAATTCTCTCAG AGGATGGAAAAGCATTTTGCTGGGGTTGGAACAAGTATGGTCAG CTTGGATTAGGTGATGTGATCGACCGTAATGTCCCTTGTCAAGTTTTAACGGACGGATGCATCTCGAAAAATATAGCATGTGGCTGGTGGCATACTCTACTGCTTGCTGAATCACCAGACTGA
- the LOC142548781 gene encoding mannose-1-phosphate guanylyltransferase 1 produces MKALILVGGFGTRLRPLTLSVPKPLVDFANKPMILHQIEALKAIGVTEVVLAINYQPEVMLNFLKDFEAKLEIKISCSQETEPLGTAGPLALARDKLIDDSGAPFFVLNSDVISEYPLKEMIEFHKSHGGEASIMVTKVDEPSKYGVVVTEESTGQVERFVEKPKLFVGNKINAGIYLLNPAVLDRIELRPTSIEKEVFPKIAAEKKLYAMVLPGFWMDIGQPRDYITGLRLYLDSLKKKSSPKLAAGSHIIGNVLVDETAKIGEGCLIGPDVAIGPGCVVETGVRLSRCTVMRGVRIKKHACISSSIIGWHSTVGQWARVENMTILGEDVHVCDEVYSNGGVVLPHKEIKSNILKPEIVM; encoded by the exons ATGAAGGCACTAATCCTGGTTGGAGGGTTCGGCACTAGATTGAGGCCCTTGACGTTGAGCGTGCCAAAGCCACTTGTTGATTTTGCTAACAAGCCCATGATTTTGCATCAG ATAGAAGCCCTCAAAGCTATTGGAGTGACTGAAGTAGTCCTGGCTATCAATTATCAGCCTGAG GTTATGCTGAAtttcttgaaagattttgagGCGAAGCTTGAGATTAAGATTTCGTGCTCTCAAGAAACTGAGCCTCTTGGAACTGCAGGTCCCCTTGCTTTGGCTAGGGACAAATTGATAGATGATTCTGGTGCACCATTTTTTGTTCTGAACAGTGATGTCATCAGTGAATACCCGCTCAAAGAGATGATTGAATTCCACAAATCCCATGGAGGAGAGGCTTCTATAATGGTCACCAAG GTTGATGAGCCATCTAAATACGGTGTTGTCGTAACGGAAGAATCCACTGGACAAGTGGAAAGGTTCGTTGAGAAGCCAAAGTTATTTGTGGGTAACAAGATCAATGCTGGGATTTACCTCTTGAACCCTGCAGTTCTTGATCGAATAGAATTACGCCCCACCTCAATCGAGAAAGAGGTGTTTCCAAAAATAGCAGCCGAGAAAAAGCTATATGCAATGGTCCTGCCGGGGTTTTGGATGGACATAGGCCAGCCAAGAGACTACATCACCGGTCTAAGACTTTACCTCGACTCCTTAAAGAAGAAATCTTCTCCTAAGTTGGCTGCGGGATCTCATATAATCGGTAATGTACTAGTTGATGAAACTGCAAAAATTGGGGAGGGATGCTTGATAGGGCCTGATGTTGCAATTGGACCGGGTTGTGTGGTGGAGACGGGCGTGAGGCTGTCTCGATGCACGGTAATGCGTGGTGTTCGTATAAAAAAACATGCTTGTATTTCTAGTAGTATCATTGGGTGGCACTCGACTGTTGGCCAGTGGGCTCGTGTGGAGAACATGACGATTCTTGGAGAAGACGTTCACGTCTGTGATGAAGTTTACAGCAATGGAGGGGTGGTTTTGCCTCACAAGGAGATCAAGTCGAACATCTTGAAGCCAGAGATTGTGATGTAA
- the LOC142548784 gene encoding uncharacterized protein LOC142548784 isoform X3 → MNLRGEGVGESVRTGNEKLVLMWGYLPGALPQRSPLLSPVPVRLPPGAGNSWKDVCAGGCGFAMAISDPGKLITWGSTDDLGQSYVTSGKHGEMPEPFPLPTEALIAKAAAGWAHCVAVTEGAEVYTWGWKECVPSGKVFGDPATGLSTEKDVFKKHSLLMADQVSPRSQGSKSRGGTVSGGDMKGGDETTKRRRISPAKQVAESSTSGDETLSAFPCLVTLNQGVRIATVAAGGRHTLALSVSDVGQVWGWGYGGEGQLGLGSRIRMVSSPHPVPCIDLSFSKDRSMALSRGSMGSEGQGFRVPGSYVISIACGGRHSAVITDAGAILTFGWGLYGQCGQGSTDDELSPTCISSLLGIKIEGVAAGLWHTVCISADGDVYAFGGNQFGQLGTGTDQAETLPRLLDAPSLENVHVKTVSCGARHSAILSEDGKAFCWGWNKYGQLGLGDVIDRNVPCQVLTDGCISKNIACGWWHTLLLAESPD, encoded by the exons ATGAATCTACGTGGGGAAGGAGTTGGAGAAAGTGTGAGAACGGGGAATGAGAAATTGGTGCTGATGTGGGGGTATTTACCGGGAGCGTTGCCGCAAAGGTCGCCGCTTCTTTCTCCGGTTCCCGTACGGCTGCCTCCCGGCGCTGGGAATTCTTGGAAGGATGTTTGTGCTGGCGGCTGTGGTTTTGCCATGGCCATTTCAG ATCCCGGGAAGCTCATTACATGGGGATCTACAGATGATTTAGGCCAAAGCTACGTGACATCAGGAAAACATGGG GAAATGCCAGAGCCTTTTCCACTTCCGACAGAGGCCTTAATAGCGAAAGCTGCTGCTGGTTGGGCGCATTGTGTGGCTGTAACAG AGGGTGCAGAAGTTTACACTTGGGGGTGGAAAGAATGTGTTCCTTCTGGAAAGGTCTTTGGTGACCCTGCAACAGGATTAAGCACAGAGAAGGACGTCTTTAAGAAACACAGCTTATTGATGGCTGATCAAG TGAGCCCTCGGTCTCAGGGGTCAAAATCCAGAGGTGGGACAGTGTCTGGTGGAGATATGAAAGGTGGGGATGAAACTACGAAGCGAAGAAGAATATCCCCGGCTAAACAGGTAGCTGAAAGCTCAACATCTGGTGATGAAACTCTCTCAGCCTTTCCATGCTTGGTGACACTTAACCAAGGTGTAAGGATAGCTACTGTTGCTGCTGGTGGTCGACATACTTTAGCATTGTCAG TTTCAGATGTAGGACAGGTGTGGGGTTGGGGCTATGGGGGTGAAGGACAGCTGGGATTGGGTTCTCGGATCAGAATGGTGTCGTCTCCTCATCCCGTGCCATGCATTGATTTGTCCTTCTCCAAAGATCGCTCCATGGCGCTTTCTCGTGGAAGCATGGGTTCAGAGGGTCAAGGTTTTAGAGTTCCTGGAAGTTATGTAATATCCATTGCATGTGGAGGTCGACATAGTGCAGTAATTACAG ATGCTGGTGCAATATTAACTTTTGGTTGGGGATTGTACGGACAG TGTGGTCAAGGAAGTACAGATGACGAGCTAAGCCCAACTTGTATATCTTCCTTACTTGGCATTAAGATAGAAGGGGTAGCAGCGGGACTTTGGCATACTGTCTGCATATCTGCTGATGGTGATGTTTATGCTTTTGGGGGAAATCAATTTGGTCAGTTAGGAACTGGCACAGATCAAGCTGAG ACTTTGCCTCGACTACTGGATGCTCCATCTTTGGAAAATGTGCACGTGAAAACTGTATCTTGTGGAGCTCGTCATTCTGCAATTCTCTCAG AGGATGGAAAAGCATTTTGCTGGGGTTGGAACAAGTATGGTCAG CTTGGATTAGGTGATGTGATCGACCGTAATGTCCCTTGTCAAGTTTTAACGGACGGATGCATCTCGAAAAATATAGCATGTGGCTGGTGGCATACTCTACTGCTTGCTGAATCACCAGACTGA
- the LOC142548784 gene encoding ultraviolet-B receptor UVR8-like isoform X5 encodes MNLRGEGVGESVRTGNEKLVLMWGYLPGALPQRSPLLSPVPVRLPPGAGNSWKDVCAGGCGFAMAISDPGKLITWGSTDDLGQSYVTSGKHGEMPEPFPLPTEALIAKAAAGWAHCVAVTEGAEVYTWGWKECVPSGKVFGDPATGLSTEKDVFKKHSLLMADQGISCKKSCILVTRIKMLKSGSITVSPRSQGSKSRGGTVSGGDMKGGDETTKRRRISPAKQVAESSTSGDETLSAFPCLVTLNQGVRIATVAAGGRHTLALSDVGQVWGWGYGGEGQLGLGSRIRMVSSPHPVPCIDLSFSKDRSMALSRGSMGSEGQGFRVPGSYVISIACGGRHSAVITDAGAILTFGWGLYGQCGQGSTDDELSPTCISSLLGIKIEGVAAGLWHTVCISADGDVYAFGGNQFGQLGTGTDQAENHPLMESVV; translated from the exons ATGAATCTACGTGGGGAAGGAGTTGGAGAAAGTGTGAGAACGGGGAATGAGAAATTGGTGCTGATGTGGGGGTATTTACCGGGAGCGTTGCCGCAAAGGTCGCCGCTTCTTTCTCCGGTTCCCGTACGGCTGCCTCCCGGCGCTGGGAATTCTTGGAAGGATGTTTGTGCTGGCGGCTGTGGTTTTGCCATGGCCATTTCAG ATCCCGGGAAGCTCATTACATGGGGATCTACAGATGATTTAGGCCAAAGCTACGTGACATCAGGAAAACATGGG GAAATGCCAGAGCCTTTTCCACTTCCGACAGAGGCCTTAATAGCGAAAGCTGCTGCTGGTTGGGCGCATTGTGTGGCTGTAACAG AGGGTGCAGAAGTTTACACTTGGGGGTGGAAAGAATGTGTTCCTTCTGGAAAGGTCTTTGGTGACCCTGCAACAGGATTAAGCACAGAGAAGGACGTCTTTAAGAAACACAGCTTATTGATGGCTGATCAAGGTATTTCCTGTAAAAAGTCTTGCATTCTAGTTACACGGATTAAAATGTTGAAGAGTGGCTCCATTACAGTGAGCCCTCGGTCTCAGGGGTCAAAATCCAGAGGTGGGACAGTGTCTGGTGGAGATATGAAAGGTGGGGATGAAACTACGAAGCGAAGAAGAATATCCCCGGCTAAACAGGTAGCTGAAAGCTCAACATCTGGTGATGAAACTCTCTCAGCCTTTCCATGCTTGGTGACACTTAACCAAGGTGTAAGGATAGCTACTGTTGCTGCTGGTGGTCGACATACTTTAGCATTGTCAG ATGTAGGACAGGTGTGGGGTTGGGGCTATGGGGGTGAAGGACAGCTGGGATTGGGTTCTCGGATCAGAATGGTGTCGTCTCCTCATCCCGTGCCATGCATTGATTTGTCCTTCTCCAAAGATCGCTCCATGGCGCTTTCTCGTGGAAGCATGGGTTCAGAGGGTCAAGGTTTTAGAGTTCCTGGAAGTTATGTAATATCCATTGCATGTGGAGGTCGACATAGTGCAGTAATTACAG ATGCTGGTGCAATATTAACTTTTGGTTGGGGATTGTACGGACAG TGTGGTCAAGGAAGTACAGATGACGAGCTAAGCCCAACTTGTATATCTTCCTTACTTGGCATTAAGATAGAAGGGGTAGCAGCGGGACTTTGGCATACTGTCTGCATATCTGCTGATGGTGATGTTTATGCTTTTGGGGGAAATCAATTTGGTCAGTTAGGAACTGGCACAGATCAAGCTGAG AATCACCCACTGATGGAAAGTGTTGTATGA
- the LOC142548784 gene encoding uncharacterized protein LOC142548784 isoform X4 yields the protein MNLRGEGVGESVRTGNEKLVLMWGYLPGALPQRSPLLSPVPVRLPPGAGNSWKDVCAGGCGFAMAISDPGKLITWGSTDDLGQSYVTSGKHGEMPEPFPLPTEALIAKAAAGWAHCVAVTEGAEVYTWGWKECVPSGKVFGDPATGLSTEKDVFKKHSLLMADQVSPRSQGSKSRGGTVSGGDMKGGDETTKRRRISPAKQVAESSTSGDETLSAFPCLVTLNQGVRIATVAAGGRHTLALSDVGQVWGWGYGGEGQLGLGSRIRMVSSPHPVPCIDLSFSKDRSMALSRGSMGSEGQGFRVPGSYVISIACGGRHSAVITDAGAILTFGWGLYGQCGQGSTDDELSPTCISSLLGIKIEGVAAGLWHTVCISADGDVYAFGGNQFGQLGTGTDQAETLPRLLDAPSLENVHVKTVSCGARHSAILSEDGKAFCWGWNKYGQLGLGDVIDRNVPCQVLTDGCISKNIACGWWHTLLLAESPD from the exons ATGAATCTACGTGGGGAAGGAGTTGGAGAAAGTGTGAGAACGGGGAATGAGAAATTGGTGCTGATGTGGGGGTATTTACCGGGAGCGTTGCCGCAAAGGTCGCCGCTTCTTTCTCCGGTTCCCGTACGGCTGCCTCCCGGCGCTGGGAATTCTTGGAAGGATGTTTGTGCTGGCGGCTGTGGTTTTGCCATGGCCATTTCAG ATCCCGGGAAGCTCATTACATGGGGATCTACAGATGATTTAGGCCAAAGCTACGTGACATCAGGAAAACATGGG GAAATGCCAGAGCCTTTTCCACTTCCGACAGAGGCCTTAATAGCGAAAGCTGCTGCTGGTTGGGCGCATTGTGTGGCTGTAACAG AGGGTGCAGAAGTTTACACTTGGGGGTGGAAAGAATGTGTTCCTTCTGGAAAGGTCTTTGGTGACCCTGCAACAGGATTAAGCACAGAGAAGGACGTCTTTAAGAAACACAGCTTATTGATGGCTGATCAAG TGAGCCCTCGGTCTCAGGGGTCAAAATCCAGAGGTGGGACAGTGTCTGGTGGAGATATGAAAGGTGGGGATGAAACTACGAAGCGAAGAAGAATATCCCCGGCTAAACAGGTAGCTGAAAGCTCAACATCTGGTGATGAAACTCTCTCAGCCTTTCCATGCTTGGTGACACTTAACCAAGGTGTAAGGATAGCTACTGTTGCTGCTGGTGGTCGACATACTTTAGCATTGTCAG ATGTAGGACAGGTGTGGGGTTGGGGCTATGGGGGTGAAGGACAGCTGGGATTGGGTTCTCGGATCAGAATGGTGTCGTCTCCTCATCCCGTGCCATGCATTGATTTGTCCTTCTCCAAAGATCGCTCCATGGCGCTTTCTCGTGGAAGCATGGGTTCAGAGGGTCAAGGTTTTAGAGTTCCTGGAAGTTATGTAATATCCATTGCATGTGGAGGTCGACATAGTGCAGTAATTACAG ATGCTGGTGCAATATTAACTTTTGGTTGGGGATTGTACGGACAG TGTGGTCAAGGAAGTACAGATGACGAGCTAAGCCCAACTTGTATATCTTCCTTACTTGGCATTAAGATAGAAGGGGTAGCAGCGGGACTTTGGCATACTGTCTGCATATCTGCTGATGGTGATGTTTATGCTTTTGGGGGAAATCAATTTGGTCAGTTAGGAACTGGCACAGATCAAGCTGAG ACTTTGCCTCGACTACTGGATGCTCCATCTTTGGAAAATGTGCACGTGAAAACTGTATCTTGTGGAGCTCGTCATTCTGCAATTCTCTCAG AGGATGGAAAAGCATTTTGCTGGGGTTGGAACAAGTATGGTCAG CTTGGATTAGGTGATGTGATCGACCGTAATGTCCCTTGTCAAGTTTTAACGGACGGATGCATCTCGAAAAATATAGCATGTGGCTGGTGGCATACTCTACTGCTTGCTGAATCACCAGACTGA
- the LOC142548782 gene encoding CASP-like protein 5B1 isoform X1 translates to MKELFGTPGKKSGLILRIGQCFFAAASIGIMASASGFSTTTAFCYLIASMGLQVLWSFGLACLDVHALRFNKDLHNHIIVSLFVVGDWVTATLSLAAACSSAGVMVLFTRDSTICLMELKFSCYMFQISIAFAFASWFLLAISSCVKDFFRCPRTEFNILPQQWLRT, encoded by the exons ATGAAGGAGCTATTTGGCACTCCAGGGAAAAAGAGTGGGCTGATACTAAGAATTGGGCAGTGTTTCTTTGCTGCAGCTTCAATTGGAATTATGGCCTCCGCTTCTGGATTCTCGACCACTACTGCTTTTTG CTACTTAATTGCATCCATGGGGCTTCAGGTTTTGTGGAGCTTTGGACTTGCGTGCCTCGACGTGCATGCTTTGAGATTCAACAAAGATTTGCATAATCACATCATAGTCAGCCTTTTTGTCGTTGGTGATTGG GTAACAGCTACTCTATCTCTTGCAGCTGCGTGCTCCTCAGCTGGTGTGATGGTTCTCTTTACAAGAGACTCAACAATCTGCCTAATGGAGCTTAAATTCTCCTGTTATATGTTCCAGATATCCATAGCTTTCGCCTTTGCATCGTGGTTTCTTCTTGCCATTTCATC GTGTGTTAAAGATTTTTTCAGATGCCCCCGTACAGAGTTCAATATCTTGCCTCAACAATGGCTCCGAACTTGA
- the LOC142548786 gene encoding uncharacterized protein LOC142548786, which produces MKMGSINKNISGFQMPLHYPKYTKNEYQEMPEWMLDRLLAEYGLPAIGDLAHKRDFAVGAFLWPTNNKSFNYYSRNSKETVDLLKKKND; this is translated from the coding sequence ATGAAAATGGGCAGCATCAACAAGAATATAAGTGGGTTTCAAATGCCTTTGCACTATCCAAAATACACTAAAAATGAGTACCAAGAGATGCCGGAATGGATGCTTGATAGGCTGTTGGCTGAGTATGGGTTGCCTGCAATTGGTGACTTAGCTCACAAGCGCGATTTCGCTGTGGGGGCATTTCTTTGGCCTACTAACAACAAATCTTTCAATTACTACTCCAGAAATAGCAAAGAAACCGTCGATCTTCTCAAGAAAAAGAACGACTAA
- the LOC142548782 gene encoding CASP-like protein 5B1 isoform X3 — protein sequence MKELFGTPGKKSGLILRIGQCFFAAASIGIMASASGFSTTTAFCYLIASMGLQVLWSFGLACLDVHALRFNKDLHNHIIVSLFVVGDWVTATLSLAAACSSAGVMVLFTRDSTICLMELKFSCYMFQISIAFAFASWFLLAISSFLLCCMHM from the exons ATGAAGGAGCTATTTGGCACTCCAGGGAAAAAGAGTGGGCTGATACTAAGAATTGGGCAGTGTTTCTTTGCTGCAGCTTCAATTGGAATTATGGCCTCCGCTTCTGGATTCTCGACCACTACTGCTTTTTG CTACTTAATTGCATCCATGGGGCTTCAGGTTTTGTGGAGCTTTGGACTTGCGTGCCTCGACGTGCATGCTTTGAGATTCAACAAAGATTTGCATAATCACATCATAGTCAGCCTTTTTGTCGTTGGTGATTGG GTAACAGCTACTCTATCTCTTGCAGCTGCGTGCTCCTCAGCTGGTGTGATGGTTCTCTTTACAAGAGACTCAACAATCTGCCTAATGGAGCTTAAATTCTCCTGTTATATGTTCCAGATATCCATAGCTTTCGCCTTTGCATCGTGGTTTCTTCTTGCCATTTCATC GTTCCTACTTTGCTGCATGCACATGTGA
- the LOC142548782 gene encoding CASP-like protein 5B2 isoform X2, whose protein sequence is MKELFGTPGKKSGLILRIGQCFFAAASIGIMASASGFSTTTAFCYLIASMGLQVLWSFGLACLDVHALRFNKDLHNHIIVSLFVVGDWVTATLSLAAACSSAGVMVLFTRDSTICLMELKFSCYMFQISIAFAFASWFLLAISSYVMFWLFATI, encoded by the exons ATGAAGGAGCTATTTGGCACTCCAGGGAAAAAGAGTGGGCTGATACTAAGAATTGGGCAGTGTTTCTTTGCTGCAGCTTCAATTGGAATTATGGCCTCCGCTTCTGGATTCTCGACCACTACTGCTTTTTG CTACTTAATTGCATCCATGGGGCTTCAGGTTTTGTGGAGCTTTGGACTTGCGTGCCTCGACGTGCATGCTTTGAGATTCAACAAAGATTTGCATAATCACATCATAGTCAGCCTTTTTGTCGTTGGTGATTGG GTAACAGCTACTCTATCTCTTGCAGCTGCGTGCTCCTCAGCTGGTGTGATGGTTCTCTTTACAAGAGACTCAACAATCTGCCTAATGGAGCTTAAATTCTCCTGTTATATGTTCCAGATATCCATAGCTTTCGCCTTTGCATCGTGGTTTCTTCTTGCCATTTCATCGTATGTCATGTTTTGGCTTTTCGCAACAATATAA
- the LOC142548784 gene encoding uncharacterized protein LOC142548784 isoform X2: MNLRGEGVGESVRTGNEKLVLMWGYLPGALPQRSPLLSPVPVRLPPGAGNSWKDVCAGGCGFAMAISDPGKLITWGSTDDLGQSYVTSGKHGEMPEPFPLPTEALIAKAAAGWAHCVAVTAEGAEVYTWGWKECVPSGKVFGDPATGLSTEKDVFKKHSLLMADQVSPRSQGSKSRGGTVSGGDMKGGDETTKRRRISPAKQVAESSTSGDETLSAFPCLVTLNQGVRIATVAAGGRHTLALSVSDVGQVWGWGYGGEGQLGLGSRIRMVSSPHPVPCIDLSFSKDRSMALSRGSMGSEGQGFRVPGSYVISIACGGRHSAVITDAGAILTFGWGLYGQCGQGSTDDELSPTCISSLLGIKIEGVAAGLWHTVCISADGDVYAFGGNQFGQLGTGTDQAETLPRLLDAPSLENVHVKTVSCGARHSAILSEDGKAFCWGWNKYGQLGLGDVIDRNVPCQVLTDGCISKNIACGWWHTLLLAESPD; encoded by the exons ATGAATCTACGTGGGGAAGGAGTTGGAGAAAGTGTGAGAACGGGGAATGAGAAATTGGTGCTGATGTGGGGGTATTTACCGGGAGCGTTGCCGCAAAGGTCGCCGCTTCTTTCTCCGGTTCCCGTACGGCTGCCTCCCGGCGCTGGGAATTCTTGGAAGGATGTTTGTGCTGGCGGCTGTGGTTTTGCCATGGCCATTTCAG ATCCCGGGAAGCTCATTACATGGGGATCTACAGATGATTTAGGCCAAAGCTACGTGACATCAGGAAAACATGGG GAAATGCCAGAGCCTTTTCCACTTCCGACAGAGGCCTTAATAGCGAAAGCTGCTGCTGGTTGGGCGCATTGTGTGGCTGTAACAG CAGAGGGTGCAGAAGTTTACACTTGGGGGTGGAAAGAATGTGTTCCTTCTGGAAAGGTCTTTGGTGACCCTGCAACAGGATTAAGCACAGAGAAGGACGTCTTTAAGAAACACAGCTTATTGATGGCTGATCAAG TGAGCCCTCGGTCTCAGGGGTCAAAATCCAGAGGTGGGACAGTGTCTGGTGGAGATATGAAAGGTGGGGATGAAACTACGAAGCGAAGAAGAATATCCCCGGCTAAACAGGTAGCTGAAAGCTCAACATCTGGTGATGAAACTCTCTCAGCCTTTCCATGCTTGGTGACACTTAACCAAGGTGTAAGGATAGCTACTGTTGCTGCTGGTGGTCGACATACTTTAGCATTGTCAG TTTCAGATGTAGGACAGGTGTGGGGTTGGGGCTATGGGGGTGAAGGACAGCTGGGATTGGGTTCTCGGATCAGAATGGTGTCGTCTCCTCATCCCGTGCCATGCATTGATTTGTCCTTCTCCAAAGATCGCTCCATGGCGCTTTCTCGTGGAAGCATGGGTTCAGAGGGTCAAGGTTTTAGAGTTCCTGGAAGTTATGTAATATCCATTGCATGTGGAGGTCGACATAGTGCAGTAATTACAG ATGCTGGTGCAATATTAACTTTTGGTTGGGGATTGTACGGACAG TGTGGTCAAGGAAGTACAGATGACGAGCTAAGCCCAACTTGTATATCTTCCTTACTTGGCATTAAGATAGAAGGGGTAGCAGCGGGACTTTGGCATACTGTCTGCATATCTGCTGATGGTGATGTTTATGCTTTTGGGGGAAATCAATTTGGTCAGTTAGGAACTGGCACAGATCAAGCTGAG ACTTTGCCTCGACTACTGGATGCTCCATCTTTGGAAAATGTGCACGTGAAAACTGTATCTTGTGGAGCTCGTCATTCTGCAATTCTCTCAG AGGATGGAAAAGCATTTTGCTGGGGTTGGAACAAGTATGGTCAG CTTGGATTAGGTGATGTGATCGACCGTAATGTCCCTTGTCAAGTTTTAACGGACGGATGCATCTCGAAAAATATAGCATGTGGCTGGTGGCATACTCTACTGCTTGCTGAATCACCAGACTGA